A window of Paenibacillus sp. contains these coding sequences:
- a CDS encoding UDP-glucose/GDP-mannose dehydrogenase family protein — protein sequence MYKITVAGTGYVGIVAGVCFAEVGHKVTCVDIDEKKVELMRSGVPPIYETGLEDLMKKNYSAGRIEYTTDFKSAYKDADAIFIGVGTPEQPDGSANLSYIATVARQIAESVEKDCLVVVKSTVPVGTNDKVEQFIQDFLIKDVKVEVASNPEFLAQGSAVHDTLHAERIIVGTESKWAEELLTKIYEPFHLPIVSVNRRSAEMIKYASNDFLALKISYMNDIANLCELVGADIQDVAKGMSYDERIGSKFLNAGVGFGGSCFPKDTKALEYIAKQNGYELKTVKAAIDVNKEQKTILYKKASKRLITFNGLKVAVLGLTFKPGTDDLREAASLKNVPLLLEQGAEIYAYDPVGAEKFAEVYPGGKNGKGSITYVSNIENALEGANVCFIFTEWGEIKKVIPETYKKLMRTPLVYDGRNIYAVEDMQEAGVEYHSIGRKPAIRAAVKESKNLELQNS from the coding sequence TTGTATAAAATAACAGTTGCAGGTACTGGTTATGTTGGCATAGTGGCAGGTGTATGTTTTGCTGAAGTGGGTCATAAGGTAACTTGTGTTGATATAGATGAAAAAAAAGTAGAATTAATGAGGTCGGGAGTTCCCCCCATTTATGAAACAGGTTTAGAAGATTTAATGAAAAAAAATTATTCTGCTGGAAGGATTGAGTATACAACAGACTTCAAGTCAGCCTACAAAGATGCCGATGCAATTTTTATAGGTGTAGGCACCCCGGAACAACCTGATGGCTCTGCAAATTTATCATACATTGCTACAGTCGCTAGGCAAATTGCTGAATCAGTAGAAAAAGATTGTCTAGTAGTAGTTAAATCGACAGTTCCAGTTGGAACGAATGACAAAGTGGAGCAGTTTATTCAGGACTTCTTAATTAAAGATGTGAAAGTTGAAGTAGCATCAAACCCTGAATTCCTAGCGCAAGGATCTGCAGTACATGATACCCTTCATGCTGAGAGAATCATTGTTGGGACAGAAAGTAAGTGGGCTGAGGAATTATTAACGAAGATCTATGAACCGTTTCATTTACCGATTGTTTCAGTAAATAGAAGATCGGCAGAAATGATAAAATATGCATCCAATGATTTCCTTGCATTAAAAATTTCGTATATGAACGACATAGCTAATCTTTGTGAATTGGTTGGAGCGGATATTCAGGATGTAGCTAAGGGAATGAGCTATGATGAGCGTATTGGAAGTAAGTTCTTAAATGCAGGGGTTGGCTTTGGTGGATCGTGCTTCCCTAAGGATACAAAAGCGCTTGAATATATTGCTAAACAGAACGGTTATGAGCTCAAAACGGTAAAAGCGGCTATTGATGTAAACAAAGAACAAAAAACAATACTTTATAAGAAGGCTAGTAAGAGACTCATCACATTTAATGGTCTTAAGGTTGCGGTGTTAGGATTAACTTTTAAGCCTGGAACGGATGATTTAAGAGAGGCAGCATCTCTTAAGAATGTGCCCTTATTATTAGAACAAGGTGCAGAAATTTATGCTTATGATCCCGTTGGTGCGGAAAAATTCGCCGAAGTTTATCCAGGGGGTAAGAATGGAAAAGGGAGCATCACTTATGTTTCCAACATCGAGAATGCTTTGGAAGGTGCAAATGTCTGTTTTATATTTACCGAGTGGGGGGAAATAAAAAAAGTAATACCTGAAACCTATAAGAAATTAATGCGGACACCATTAGTATATGATGGTAGAAACATATATGCTGTTGAGGATATGCAAGAAGCAGGAGTAGAGTATCACTCAATCGGAAGAAAACCTGCAATTAGAGCAGCTGTTAAGGAGTCGAAGAATCTTGAATTACAAAACTCTTGA
- a CDS encoding NAD-dependent epimerase/dehydratase family protein, whose product MNYKTLDLSKTYMITGAAGFIGYHLSKKLLEQGCQVVGIDNINDYYDVYLKHTRLGILEPYEKFTFIKGDISDKDLVMKAFEEYKPNIVVNLAAQAGVRYSIENPDVYIQSNIIGFYNILEACRYNPVDHLVYASSSSVYGANKKVPFEETDFVDNPVSLYAATKKSNELMAHTYSHLYKIPATGLRFFTVYGPMGRPDMAYFGFTNKYFAGEPIRIFNNGDFENDLYRDFTYIDDIVEGIERLLSNPPEGEVRHKVYNIGNNSPEKLMRFIETLEKALSNALGKEVQFQKIFELIKSGDVPATYASTDQLQEAVGFRPATTIEEGLQKFAEWYVDYYKVK is encoded by the coding sequence TTGAATTACAAAACTCTTGATCTTAGTAAAACATATATGATTACTGGAGCAGCAGGTTTTATTGGATATCACTTATCTAAAAAACTTTTAGAACAGGGTTGCCAAGTGGTTGGTATTGATAACATCAATGACTACTATGATGTGTACCTTAAACATACTCGTTTAGGGATTTTGGAACCTTACGAGAAGTTTACTTTTATTAAAGGTGACATATCAGACAAAGATTTGGTAATGAAGGCCTTTGAAGAGTATAAGCCTAATATTGTAGTAAACCTCGCTGCTCAAGCAGGAGTAAGGTATTCAATAGAGAATCCGGATGTCTATATTCAAAGTAATATCATTGGCTTTTACAATATCCTTGAGGCATGTAGATACAATCCAGTGGACCATCTTGTATATGCATCGTCTAGTTCAGTTTATGGAGCCAATAAGAAGGTTCCGTTTGAAGAAACAGATTTTGTTGACAATCCAGTTTCATTATATGCAGCTACTAAGAAATCAAACGAATTAATGGCACATACATATAGCCATCTTTATAAGATTCCAGCTACAGGGCTTCGATTCTTCACTGTTTATGGACCAATGGGTCGACCAGATATGGCCTATTTTGGATTTACAAATAAGTATTTTGCAGGTGAACCAATAAGAATATTTAATAATGGTGATTTTGAAAATGACCTCTATCGTGACTTTACTTATATAGATGACATCGTTGAGGGAATCGAACGACTATTAAGTAATCCACCAGAAGGTGAAGTTCGACATAAAGTTTACAATATCGGAAACAACAGCCCAGAGAAGTTGATGCGGTTTATTGAAACACTTGAGAAAGCATTAAGTAATGCATTAGGCAAAGAAGTGCAATTTCAAAAGATATTTGAGCTTATTAAGTCAGGTGATGTACCGGCTACTTATGCTTCGACCGATCAATTGCAGGAAGCTGTGGGCTTTAGACCAGCGACTACTATTGAAGAGGGTCTACAAAAGTTTGCGGAATGGTATGTGGATTATTATAAGGTGAAGTGA
- a CDS encoding HD-GYP domain-containing protein, producing the protein MSNRGIPESIMKYVGKKLNKNMIAPGGSLLLKAEEVLTERHAIVFSRLNVDVRDGDVDDPAPARRMVDEAMAEVSELFRSAANAETVYFDQIRRRVLPTIRKLTETCTLYHVLSALQEKDDYTHKHSIAVAVLSSLIGKWLRFGKDELELLSGAALLHDVGKAQLPAELLTKTGKLSPEEFELIKKHTVLGYEFIRNVPGFSETHAIAALQHHERMDGSGYPHGLTGETHRFSRIVAVADVFHAMLSHRPYKRAQPFYIVVKEMSNGAFGQFDPLIVDLFTRKAMEALIGNEVLLSDGRRARIVRVNANDPANPLVMRGERFIDLARSPDLNIVEASPSARVVTS; encoded by the coding sequence ATGTCGAATCGCGGCATCCCGGAATCCATCATGAAGTATGTAGGGAAAAAGTTGAACAAAAACATGATTGCGCCCGGCGGCTCTTTGCTGCTCAAGGCGGAAGAAGTGCTGACGGAACGGCATGCGATCGTCTTCAGCCGCCTGAATGTCGATGTGCGGGACGGCGACGTGGACGATCCCGCTCCCGCGCGGCGCATGGTCGACGAAGCGATGGCGGAGGTAAGCGAACTGTTTCGCAGCGCGGCCAACGCGGAGACGGTCTACTTCGATCAAATCCGCAGGCGCGTCCTCCCGACGATCCGCAAGCTGACGGAAACCTGCACGCTGTACCACGTCCTCTCCGCCTTGCAGGAGAAGGACGATTACACGCATAAGCACAGCATCGCCGTCGCCGTGCTGTCCTCTCTGATCGGAAAATGGCTGCGCTTCGGGAAGGACGAACTGGAGCTGCTGTCGGGCGCCGCCCTTCTCCACGACGTCGGCAAAGCCCAGCTGCCGGCCGAGCTGCTGACGAAAACGGGCAAATTGAGTCCGGAAGAGTTCGAGCTCATCAAAAAACATACCGTGCTCGGGTACGAATTCATCCGGAACGTGCCGGGCTTCTCCGAAACGCATGCGATCGCCGCCCTGCAGCATCACGAACGGATGGACGGCAGCGGGTATCCGCACGGCCTTACGGGCGAGACGCACCGGTTCAGCCGGATCGTAGCCGTCGCGGACGTGTTCCACGCCATGCTTTCGCATCGGCCTTACAAACGCGCTCAGCCTTTCTACATAGTCGTGAAGGAAATGTCGAACGGCGCCTTCGGCCAATTCGATCCGTTGATCGTCGATTTGTTCACGCGCAAAGCGATGGAAGCGCTGATCGGCAACGAGGTGCTGTTGTCCGACGGCCGGCGGGCCCGCATCGTGCGGGTGAACGCGAACGACCCGGCCAATCCGCTCGTCATGCGGGGCGAACGGTTCATCGATTTAGCCCGTTCTCCGGATTTGAACATCGTCGAGGCGTCCCCCTCCGCGCGGGTCGTTACGAGTTGA
- a CDS encoding FapA family protein, with the protein MALSEQDMIRLINKLDLGGLEAEESAPDDPSLRFGMSAAKIENGDIRLVPDEQNSPVILEAVDPVELRVNGVPRKGRVVVHPDDEIEWSVAPEPLFRIEIADDRMTAWFHLFAKRRFAWKLLDQEASGELVVEAVEDPERVVQELELSDVQTVLHEKKLFSYNRRAIEAELLQPTHKPVVIAEGRPPVQSRDAQIELLFNEKVESSFEEVNGSIDFRNHLKIPSAQKGETVARKIPMIAGEAGYDIFGSVIEPRPAKDLILVAKDHTQIVDGTNVIALKEGRPRITGGGRIKLVSINPFYVVPGNVDLKTGNIFFSGDVYVYGDVTDGMVVEALGNVHVFGSVYNATVTATGSIFIKGNVIGGKLYSGHFGVLYNRLYNFTKKLNEQLLSLRNAWKMLTDTLASRGASVPSGQSLQLLADTKFKDIPVCAKEILGCIATIQNIQSGHLETLKQRLLALLRPSCFLQVDPIAFLNELQQMLGETSETIKRSEETVVQMDIPKCQLSTVMSNGDILIRKEGVLQSQLYSKNNIVFYQNEAVCKGSQLEAGNTISAMIVGGLSGGASTLKAGASVYVRKMYDGRIFVQRYSQEILDTVENMKFFVRDQRLVAQHEV; encoded by the coding sequence ATGGCCTTATCGGAACAGGACATGATCCGGCTGATCAACAAGCTGGATCTCGGCGGCCTCGAAGCGGAGGAAAGCGCGCCCGACGATCCCTCCCTCCGCTTCGGCATGAGCGCCGCCAAAATCGAGAACGGGGACATTCGCCTCGTCCCCGACGAACAGAACAGCCCCGTCATCCTCGAAGCCGTCGATCCGGTCGAGCTTCGCGTCAATGGCGTGCCGAGGAAGGGGCGCGTCGTCGTTCATCCGGATGACGAGATCGAATGGTCCGTCGCGCCGGAGCCCCTGTTTCGAATCGAAATCGCCGACGACCGCATGACTGCATGGTTTCATCTCTTCGCGAAGCGGCGCTTCGCCTGGAAACTGCTGGACCAAGAAGCGAGCGGCGAGCTCGTCGTCGAAGCCGTCGAAGACCCCGAACGCGTCGTGCAGGAGCTCGAGCTGAGCGACGTCCAAACCGTACTCCACGAAAAAAAATTGTTCTCGTACAACCGCAGGGCGATCGAAGCGGAGCTGCTGCAGCCGACGCACAAGCCGGTCGTCATCGCGGAGGGCCGTCCCCCGGTACAAAGCCGAGACGCCCAAATCGAACTGCTCTTCAACGAGAAGGTAGAAAGCAGTTTCGAGGAAGTGAACGGCTCGATCGACTTCCGCAATCATTTGAAGATCCCATCCGCGCAGAAGGGCGAAACCGTCGCCCGCAAAATACCTATGATCGCAGGGGAGGCCGGTTATGATATTTTCGGCTCGGTCATCGAGCCGAGACCAGCGAAGGATTTGATCCTCGTCGCCAAGGACCACACGCAGATCGTGGACGGCACGAACGTCATCGCGTTGAAAGAAGGCCGTCCGCGCATTACGGGCGGAGGACGCATCAAGCTGGTCAGCATCAACCCGTTTTACGTCGTTCCGGGGAACGTCGACTTGAAGACGGGCAACATCTTTTTCTCCGGCGACGTGTACGTCTACGGCGACGTCACGGACGGCATGGTCGTCGAAGCGCTGGGCAACGTCCATGTGTTCGGCAGCGTGTATAACGCCACGGTCACGGCGACCGGCAGCATTTTCATCAAAGGCAACGTCATCGGCGGCAAGCTGTACTCCGGCCACTTCGGCGTGCTGTACAACCGGCTGTACAACTTCACGAAAAAATTGAACGAGCAGCTGCTCTCGCTGCGCAACGCGTGGAAAATGCTCACCGACACGCTCGCTTCCCGCGGGGCGTCGGTTCCCTCCGGGCAATCGCTCCAGCTGCTGGCGGACACGAAATTCAAGGACATCCCGGTATGCGCGAAGGAGATACTGGGCTGCATCGCGACGATCCAGAACATTCAAAGCGGACATTTGGAGACGCTGAAGCAGCGGCTGCTCGCGCTCCTTCGTCCCTCCTGCTTCCTTCAGGTCGATCCGATCGCGTTCTTGAACGAGCTTCAGCAGATGCTCGGCGAAACGTCCGAAACGATCAAACGGAGCGAGGAAACCGTCGTGCAGATGGATATTCCGAAATGCCAGCTGTCCACGGTCATGTCCAACGGGGATATTCTGATCCGGAAAGAGGGCGTGCTCCAGAGCCAGCTGTATTCGAAAAACAATATCGTGTTTTACCAAAACGAAGCGGTGTGCAAAGGCTCGCAGCTGGAAGCCGGCAATACGATTTCGGCCATGATCGTGGGCGGGCTGTCCGGCGGCGCGTCGACGCTCAAGGCCGGCGCCAGCGTATACGTGCGGAAAATGTACGACGGAAGAATTTTCGTGCAGCGCTATTCCCAGGAGATTCTCGACACGGTGGAGAACATGAAGTTCTTCGTTCGGGATCAACGCCTGGTGGCGCAGCACGAGGTTTGA
- a CDS encoding HAD family hydrolase gives MIRAVIFDFDGTILDTESVWYESFRETLAEHGVELPLSVFAQGIGTYDDGMFRYIMEKVGSEEVLDGIKKAAILRHHEKAAALRPREGVVSYLREARELGLRIGLATSSPRSWVEPFLETHELADFFETLCTQDDVERVKPDPALYRLAAERLGVAPEEAVAFEDSANGARSAVAAGVRCVIVPNPMTEALQFERYDARLRSFEEKPLAQLLDSLG, from the coding sequence ATGATTCGAGCCGTAATTTTCGATTTCGACGGTACGATTTTGGATACGGAATCCGTATGGTACGAGAGCTTCAGGGAAACGCTCGCCGAACACGGCGTCGAGCTGCCGCTGTCCGTCTTCGCCCAAGGCATCGGCACCTACGACGACGGCATGTTCCGCTATATCATGGAGAAGGTCGGTTCGGAGGAAGTGTTGGACGGCATCAAGAAGGCCGCGATTCTGCGCCACCACGAGAAAGCGGCCGCGCTGCGGCCGAGGGAAGGCGTCGTTAGCTATTTGCGGGAGGCGCGCGAGCTCGGGCTGCGGATCGGGCTCGCCACGAGCAGCCCGCGTTCTTGGGTCGAACCTTTCCTGGAAACGCATGAGTTGGCCGACTTTTTCGAAACGCTGTGCACCCAAGACGACGTCGAACGGGTGAAGCCCGACCCGGCCTTATACCGGCTCGCCGCGGAGCGGCTCGGCGTCGCGCCGGAAGAAGCGGTCGCCTTCGAGGATTCCGCCAACGGCGCGCGGTCCGCGGTCGCGGCCGGCGTCCGCTGCGTCATCGTGCCGAACCCGATGACGGAGGCGCTGCAGTTCGAGCGCTACGACGCCCGGCTCCGGTCGTTCGAGGAGAAGCCGCTCGCGCAATTGCTCGACTCGCTGGGGTAA
- a CDS encoding uracil-DNA glycosylase: protein MGILRNDWEQQVGDQFEQPYYLRLRAFLKEEYRTKTIYPEPHDIFNALHATPYGSTKVVILGQDPYHGPGQAHGLSFSVKPGVPSPPSLQNIFKELRDDVGAPIPNHGHLASWAEQGVLLLNAVLTVREGEPNSHKGQGWETFTDRVVEALNAREEPLAFVLWGSHAQAKGARIDGGKHLVIRSPHPSPLSAHRGFFGSKPFSRINAWLSAQGREPIDWTIRNL from the coding sequence ATGGGCATTTTGCGGAACGATTGGGAGCAGCAGGTAGGCGACCAATTCGAGCAGCCGTACTATTTGCGGCTTCGAGCATTTCTCAAAGAGGAATATCGAACGAAGACGATTTATCCGGAACCGCACGACATTTTCAATGCGCTGCACGCGACGCCGTACGGATCGACCAAGGTCGTCATCCTCGGGCAGGACCCGTATCACGGGCCGGGGCAGGCGCACGGGCTTAGCTTTTCCGTGAAGCCCGGCGTGCCGTCGCCGCCGTCGCTGCAAAATATTTTCAAAGAGTTGAGAGACGACGTCGGCGCGCCGATCCCGAATCACGGCCACTTGGCTTCGTGGGCGGAGCAGGGCGTGCTGCTGCTCAACGCGGTGCTGACCGTGCGCGAAGGGGAGCCGAACTCGCATAAGGGACAAGGCTGGGAGACGTTCACGGACCGCGTCGTCGAGGCGCTCAACGCGCGCGAGGAGCCGCTCGCGTTCGTCCTCTGGGGAAGCCACGCCCAGGCGAAAGGCGCCCGCATCGACGGCGGGAAGCATCTCGTCATCCGTTCGCCGCACCCGAGCCCGCTGTCGGCGCATCGCGGGTTTTTCGGCAGCAAGCCGTTTTCCCGCATCAACGCGTGGCTTTCCGCCCAGGGGCGCGAGCCGATCGATTGGACGATCCGGAATCTTTAA
- a CDS encoding carbon-nitrogen hydrolase family protein — translation MKMRVSSVQYHLHTIQSFDEFRAQVEHYVKTAQEFGTEFLLFPEFFTTQLLSIPNAAGTASGIEELPKYTEAYRELFVRLAKETGMYIIAGTHVLERGGYLYNTAHLFKPDGTVGEQPKLHITPTEVTEWNVRGGDSFQVFETEKGTIAILTCYDIEFPEIVRMAKARGADVIFCPSCTDDRHGFYRVRYTSHARAVENQVYVVTAGTVGSLPTVDFMRLNYGQSAILAPNDIPFPPAGIIAEGVVNDDMIVTGDLNLQLLYEVRERGSVTTWRDRRTDLYTDWK, via the coding sequence GTGAAAATGAGAGTTTCCAGTGTGCAGTACCATCTGCATACGATCCAGAGCTTCGACGAGTTCCGCGCGCAGGTGGAGCATTATGTGAAAACGGCGCAAGAGTTCGGCACGGAGTTTTTACTGTTTCCCGAGTTTTTCACGACCCAGCTGCTGTCGATCCCGAACGCGGCCGGAACCGCGAGCGGCATCGAAGAGCTGCCGAAATATACGGAAGCGTACCGCGAGCTGTTCGTCCGCTTAGCGAAAGAAACCGGCATGTATATTATCGCCGGCACGCACGTGTTGGAGCGCGGCGGTTATTTGTATAACACGGCGCATTTGTTCAAACCCGACGGGACGGTCGGGGAGCAGCCGAAGCTGCACATCACGCCGACCGAGGTGACGGAGTGGAACGTGCGCGGCGGCGATTCGTTCCAAGTGTTCGAGACGGAGAAAGGGACGATTGCGATCCTTACGTGCTACGACATCGAATTTCCGGAAATTGTCCGGATGGCGAAGGCGCGGGGGGCGGACGTCATTTTTTGCCCGTCGTGCACGGACGACCGCCATGGGTTTTACCGCGTCCGGTACACGAGTCACGCGCGCGCCGTCGAGAATCAAGTGTACGTCGTGACGGCCGGCACGGTCGGCAGCCTGCCGACGGTCGACTTCATGCGGCTCAATTACGGCCAATCGGCGATTCTTGCGCCGAACGACATCCCGTTCCCGCCGGCCGGCATCATTGCCGAGGGCGTCGTGAACGACGACATGATCGTGACCGGCGATTTGAATCTGCAGCTGCTTTACGAGGTGCGCGAGCGGGGCAGCGTCACGACGTGGCGCGACCGCCGCACAGATTTGTACACCGACTGGAAGTGA
- a CDS encoding GNAT family N-acetyltransferase, which translates to MAAYRSEYFAFDREGRPMKAVIRNYGPDDFDALIDIQRECFPPPFPSELWWTKEQLASHVRLFPEGAVCVEADGKLVGSMTGLIVQYDPAEAAHTWAETTGEGTISTHDPNGDTLYIVDVSVRPGYRQYGFGKAMAYALYHLVVEKKLKRLLGGGRMSGYHRYADELSAEEYAEAVVAGRLKDPVITFLLRCGRTPVRVVPNYLEDEESRNYALLMEWKNPFIRE; encoded by the coding sequence ATGGCGGCATATCGCTCCGAATATTTCGCGTTCGATCGGGAGGGCCGGCCGATGAAGGCGGTCATCCGCAATTACGGGCCGGACGATTTCGACGCGCTGATCGACATTCAGCGGGAATGTTTCCCGCCGCCGTTCCCTTCGGAGCTGTGGTGGACGAAGGAGCAGCTCGCGTCCCACGTGCGCTTGTTCCCCGAAGGCGCGGTGTGCGTCGAGGCGGACGGCAAGCTCGTCGGCTCGATGACCGGCCTCATCGTCCAATACGACCCTGCGGAGGCGGCGCACACGTGGGCGGAGACGACGGGCGAGGGCACGATTTCGACGCACGACCCGAACGGGGACACGCTGTACATCGTCGACGTCAGCGTCCGCCCCGGGTACCGCCAGTACGGGTTCGGCAAAGCGATGGCGTACGCGCTGTACCACCTGGTCGTCGAGAAGAAGCTTAAGCGGCTGCTCGGCGGCGGGCGCATGTCGGGGTATCATCGGTACGCGGACGAGCTGTCGGCGGAGGAATACGCGGAGGCCGTCGTCGCGGGGCGCCTCAAGGATCCCGTCATCACGTTCCTCCTGCGCTGCGGCCGGACGCCCGTGCGCGTCGTGCCGAACTACTTGGAAGACGAAGAATCGCGTAATTACGCACTGTTGATGGAGTGGAAAAATCCGTTCATTCGAGAGTAG
- a CDS encoding GNAT family N-acetyltransferase, whose product MEYIRIQSIEDPLFAKMHALMGTIFPPEEVLEFSLWEEPLKDQGLRVYVAVHEGEVVGATEYRYYPEMRVAMTDFTIIGREGLGIGPFLVKHRSADLAEWVKRTEGPMLGMFAEIYNPYAVEDLGFGGVKPMNPYVRREVLAHLGYKRLDMDYVHPSWQGDGEAVGGLNLGFQPADDSMDSLPGSLIARFLRTYYEILNPKPAAWLSMVDAVEKRDKVALLPL is encoded by the coding sequence ATGGAATATATCCGCATTCAAAGCATCGAAGACCCGCTGTTCGCCAAAATGCACGCGCTGATGGGCACCATTTTCCCGCCGGAGGAAGTGCTCGAGTTTTCGCTGTGGGAAGAGCCGCTCAAGGATCAAGGCTTGCGCGTGTACGTCGCCGTGCACGAGGGCGAAGTCGTCGGCGCGACGGAGTACCGGTACTACCCGGAGATGCGCGTCGCGATGACCGACTTTACGATTATCGGGCGCGAAGGGCTCGGCATCGGGCCGTTCCTTGTCAAGCATCGATCCGCTGATTTGGCGGAATGGGTGAAGCGGACGGAAGGGCCGATGCTCGGTATGTTCGCGGAAATTTACAACCCTTACGCGGTCGAGGATCTCGGGTTCGGCGGCGTCAAGCCGATGAACCCGTACGTTCGCCGCGAGGTGCTCGCGCATCTCGGCTACAAGCGATTGGACATGGACTACGTGCATCCGTCCTGGCAGGGCGACGGCGAGGCGGTCGGCGGGTTGAACTTGGGCTTCCAGCCTGCCGACGACAGCATGGACAGCCTGCCGGGTTCGTTGATCGCGCGCTTCCTGCGCACGTATTATGAGATTTTGAACCCGAAGCCCGCCGCGTGGCTTTCGATGGTCGACGCGGTGGAGAAGCGGGACAAGGTCGCGCTGCTGCCGCTGTAA
- a CDS encoding sporulation protein — MSFFNRVMASIGIGAAQVDTVLEKNRYAPGELVRGVVKIKGGNVEQQVDSIYISVMTQYVKEVDDRKVYQSAEVAKTRVSEPFLVKPQAASEIPFSFELPLTTPLSVGRTPVWLKTGLDIKSAVDPTDDDKIEVVPNAAMQAVLDGVSELGFRLRNADCEYAPRFGYGAFVQELEFVPMSGPYRGRLDELEVIMHPRGDSIDLFLQVDRRARGLAGLFSEALEMDETNVRFTLDAATLSRGAGAVAAQLDAVIRRYS; from the coding sequence ATGTCGTTTTTCAATCGGGTCATGGCGAGCATCGGCATCGGCGCGGCGCAGGTCGATACGGTGCTGGAGAAAAACCGGTACGCCCCGGGCGAGCTCGTCCGCGGCGTCGTTAAAATCAAAGGCGGCAACGTCGAACAGCAGGTCGATTCGATCTACATTTCGGTCATGACGCAGTACGTGAAAGAAGTCGACGACCGGAAAGTGTACCAGAGCGCGGAAGTCGCCAAAACGCGCGTCTCCGAGCCGTTCCTCGTGAAGCCCCAGGCCGCTTCGGAAATTCCGTTCTCGTTCGAGCTGCCGCTCACGACGCCGCTGTCCGTCGGACGGACGCCGGTTTGGCTGAAAACCGGGCTCGACATCAAGAGCGCAGTCGACCCGACCGACGACGACAAAATCGAAGTCGTGCCGAACGCGGCAATGCAGGCGGTGCTCGACGGCGTCTCCGAGCTCGGCTTCCGCCTCCGCAACGCGGACTGCGAATATGCTCCGCGCTTCGGCTACGGCGCGTTCGTCCAAGAGCTCGAATTCGTCCCGATGTCCGGTCCGTACCGCGGCCGGTTGGACGAACTCGAAGTCATCATGCACCCGAGAGGCGACTCCATCGATTTGTTCCTCCAAGTCGACCGCCGGGCTCGCGGGCTGGCCGGCCTGTTCTCCGAAGCGCTCGAGATGGACGAAACGAACGTGCGCTTCACGCTCGACGCCGCGACGCTGTCGCGGGGCGCCGGCGCCGTCGCCGCGCAGCTCGACGCCGTGATCCGGCGTTACTCGTAA
- a CDS encoding HAD family hydrolase, which translates to MIRAIIFDLDGTIGDTLPLCIAAFRKSIEPLAGRAVSDEEIVATFGPSEEGTIRALVPDHYEEGVERYLAHYRELHPMCGRPFDGIADILDFARARGVRLAMVTGKGARSTDITLEAFGLRHAFEIVETGSPHGPRKAEGIRSVLDRFEIEAGEAVYVGDAPSDIEASRKVGVAIVSAAWAGTADPEALRALAPDELFTDVAGFRQYLERVC; encoded by the coding sequence ATGATACGAGCGATCATTTTCGATTTGGACGGGACGATCGGGGATACGCTGCCGCTGTGCATCGCCGCGTTCCGGAAGTCGATCGAGCCGCTCGCGGGCAGGGCCGTGTCCGACGAGGAGATCGTCGCGACGTTCGGCCCTTCGGAGGAAGGGACGATCCGGGCGCTCGTTCCCGATCATTACGAAGAAGGCGTCGAACGGTATTTGGCCCATTACCGCGAATTGCATCCGATGTGCGGCCGCCCGTTCGACGGCATCGCCGACATTCTCGATTTCGCGAGAGCGCGCGGCGTCCGGCTGGCGATGGTGACGGGCAAAGGCGCGAGAAGCACGGACATTACGCTGGAGGCGTTCGGCCTGCGGCACGCGTTCGAAATCGTCGAAACCGGCTCGCCGCACGGTCCGCGGAAGGCGGAAGGCATCCGCAGCGTGCTGGACCGGTTCGAGATCGAGGCTGGGGAAGCCGTGTACGTCGGCGACGCGCCCAGCGATATCGAGGCGTCGCGGAAGGTCGGCGTCGCGATCGTCTCCGCCGCGTGGGCCGGCACCGCCGACCCCGAGGCGCTGCGGGCGCTTGCGCCCGACGAGCTGTTTACGGACGTGGCCGGCTTCCGGCAGTATCTCGAACGGGTATGCTGA